In Planctomycetia bacterium, the following proteins share a genomic window:
- a CDS encoding serine/threonine protein kinase — MTEETLFELARKTPVSERSALLDRACEGKPELRARVEALLQADAGSSPFSDPSFTIDATTGFQATASYTSPELEPSNVIAGRYTLEQKLGEGGMGEVWVAKQWEPVKRKVALKLIKAGMDSKSVVQRFEQERQALAMMDHPNIAKVLDGGITEQRQPFFVMELVNGLPLNKFCDEAKLSIQERLELFVPICQAVQHAHQKGIVHRDLKPSNILVTMIDGKPIPKVIDFGVAKATGGKLTDESMSTQFGAVIGTLEYMSPEQAGFSNQDVDTRADIYSLGVILYELLTGLRPFDSKRLKQAALDEVIRIIREEEPSKPSTKLSTDEALPSLAAVRHIEPGKLTALLRGELDWVVMKCLEKQRDRRYETANGLARDIQRYLADEPVEARPPSARYLLKKFIERNRGTVIAAILVFFALVAGIAGTTWGLIEAKKQADLAIKESRQKELARQAEAELRIETLRERDEKETARQKAIRERNSANAIAEFVRDDFLALTSIEGQIRFGDPAIEPLNKNTTLQQLLDRAASKLDKRRDLVPHIEADLRWMVGLNYRGIGEPAKGIPHLERSVALFKSEAGEDHEKTLMAQNSLAVCYSAAGKLDQAVKLGEIILQVEKAKLGLDHPHTLGSMSSLARYYMNAGKLDLAIPLIEHVFKVRTAKLGDDHPDTLRSATRLATAYQQAGKLEKALSLYKQTLKFRTVKLGENHAEVTESMHQMAEGYRAMGKFALAEPLFEKALQAQTNTLGADHPDTLRTMNNLALCYRETGKLEQAITLQDQALKQFKAKLGADHPDTLRCMGNLATSYKVAGKLDHAMPLYEQTYNMMKLKLGANHPNTITSMVHLSEGFKAARKFEQALLILEQAVKLRKTKLGEGHPDTLNAMGNLGKTYCLAKQGEKAAVVLRELVALNRRLYPGNDSSLAGLLINIAQDLQECGQYRDAEPMIRESLAIRQKIEPDNWITFNTQSMLGRVLLLQKKYAEAEPLLIKGYEEMVARLPQDAPGADAARLAQNKSLRTTMQTRIAEALDRLIQFYTETNKPDEVKKWQAEREKLPKPAPDKK, encoded by the coding sequence ATGACCGAAGAAACGCTGTTTGAATTAGCCCGAAAAACGCCAGTATCGGAGCGTTCAGCTCTGCTGGATCGTGCCTGTGAAGGTAAGCCTGAGTTGCGTGCACGGGTAGAAGCTTTGTTGCAAGCCGATGCAGGCTCATCGCCCTTTTCCGATCCGTCTTTTACGATTGATGCAACCACCGGTTTTCAGGCCACTGCCAGCTATACCTCGCCCGAACTGGAGCCCAGCAACGTCATTGCCGGTCGCTACACTCTCGAGCAAAAACTCGGCGAAGGGGGCATGGGCGAAGTCTGGGTCGCCAAGCAATGGGAACCCGTCAAACGCAAGGTGGCACTGAAGCTCATCAAAGCCGGCATGGATTCCAAGTCTGTCGTACAGCGTTTCGAACAGGAACGCCAGGCATTAGCGATGATGGATCATCCCAACATCGCCAAGGTGCTGGATGGTGGCATTACCGAACAGAGACAACCTTTCTTCGTCATGGAATTGGTGAACGGGCTACCACTCAACAAGTTCTGCGACGAAGCGAAGCTGAGCATTCAAGAGCGTCTTGAACTCTTCGTGCCCATCTGCCAGGCAGTGCAGCATGCCCACCAGAAAGGCATCGTGCATCGTGATCTGAAGCCGAGCAACATCCTGGTGACGATGATCGATGGCAAGCCAATACCCAAGGTGATCGATTTTGGTGTGGCCAAGGCCACCGGTGGCAAGCTGACCGACGAAAGCATGTCCACGCAATTCGGGGCAGTGATCGGCACGCTGGAGTATATGAGCCCGGAGCAGGCAGGCTTTTCCAATCAGGATGTGGACACGCGAGCCGATATCTATTCACTGGGTGTCATTCTTTACGAACTCCTTACCGGGCTTCGTCCGTTTGACAGCAAGCGATTGAAGCAGGCGGCGCTGGATGAAGTCATCCGCATTATTCGCGAAGAGGAACCGAGCAAGCCTAGTACCAAACTGTCGACGGATGAAGCACTTCCCTCGCTGGCCGCGGTACGGCACATCGAGCCGGGTAAGCTCACCGCACTCCTGCGGGGTGAACTCGACTGGGTAGTAATGAAATGCCTGGAGAAGCAACGGGATCGGAGGTATGAAACGGCGAACGGGCTGGCGAGAGATATCCAGCGGTATCTGGCAGATGAACCGGTGGAAGCGCGACCACCGAGTGCGCGGTATCTGTTGAAGAAGTTTATTGAAAGGAATCGGGGAACAGTAATTGCGGCCATTCTGGTGTTTTTCGCACTGGTAGCGGGGATAGCTGGAACGACGTGGGGACTCATTGAAGCCAAAAAACAGGCAGATCTTGCCATTAAAGAATCGAGGCAAAAAGAATTGGCCCGCCAGGCTGAAGCTGAACTGCGAATAGAAACATTACGGGAACGGGACGAGAAGGAAACTGCTCGCCAGAAAGCCATCAGAGAAAGAAATTCTGCCAACGCCATCGCGGAGTTTGTGAGAGATGACTTTCTGGCATTAACGAGTATCGAAGGACAAATACGGTTTGGTGATCCTGCAATCGAACCCCTAAACAAAAATACCACTTTACAACAACTGCTTGATCGTGCCGCTAGCAAGCTCGACAAGAGACGTGACCTTGTTCCCCATATTGAAGCCGATCTACGCTGGATGGTCGGTTTGAATTATCGGGGAATTGGTGAGCCCGCCAAAGGCATCCCTCATCTGGAACGCAGTGTTGCCCTGTTTAAAAGCGAAGCTGGAGAAGATCACGAAAAAACACTCATGGCCCAGAACAGTTTGGCTGTCTGCTATTCAGCAGCTGGCAAACTGGACCAGGCGGTAAAACTTGGCGAGATAATACTCCAAGTAGAGAAAGCTAAACTAGGCCTCGATCATCCTCATACACTGGGCAGCATGAGCAGTCTGGCAAGATATTACATGAATGCAGGCAAACTCGACTTGGCCATACCACTCATCGAACACGTTTTCAAAGTAAGAACAGCCAAGCTTGGTGACGATCATCCTGACACTCTCCGAAGCGCTACACGTCTGGCAACAGCGTATCAGCAGGCAGGCAAACTTGAAAAGGCGTTATCGCTATACAAGCAAACGCTGAAATTCCGGACTGTCAAACTCGGGGAAAATCATGCTGAAGTCACTGAAAGCATGCATCAGATGGCCGAGGGGTATCGTGCAATGGGTAAATTCGCTCTAGCCGAGCCTCTTTTTGAAAAGGCATTGCAGGCACAGACTAACACGCTTGGTGCTGATCACCCGGATACCCTCAGAACCATGAACAATCTGGCACTCTGCTATCGGGAAACCGGCAAACTGGAACAAGCGATTACCCTTCAGGATCAGGCCTTGAAGCAGTTCAAAGCCAAACTGGGTGCCGACCACCCTGATACACTGCGATGCATGGGAAACCTGGCTACCAGCTATAAGGTTGCCGGCAAGCTGGATCATGCCATGCCTCTGTATGAACAGACATACAACATGATGAAATTGAAACTTGGAGCGAATCATCCCAATACGATCACCAGCATGGTTCACTTGTCTGAAGGATTTAAAGCTGCCCGAAAGTTCGAGCAGGCCCTGCTCATTCTTGAGCAAGCAGTAAAGCTGCGAAAAACTAAGCTCGGAGAGGGCCATCCTGACACCTTAAACGCCATGGGTAACCTGGGAAAAACGTACTGTCTGGCGAAGCAAGGCGAGAAAGCAGCAGTCGTCTTGCGTGAGCTAGTGGCTCTCAATCGCCGATTATATCCTGGAAACGATTCATCGCTTGCCGGACTGCTGATCAATATTGCCCAAGATTTGCAAGAGTGTGGTCAATATCGCGACGCCGAACCAATGATTCGCGAAAGCCTGGCTATCCGCCAAAAGATTGAACCCGATAACTGGATAACGTTCAACACGCAATCCATGCTAGGCCGAGTACTTCTTCTTCAAAAGAAATACGCCGAAGCGGAGCCGCTGCTGATTAAGGGTTACGAGGAAATGGTGGCACGTCTTCCGCAGGATGCTCCGGGGGCTGACGCCGCCCGGCTCGCGCAGAATAAGTCGCTGCGAACTACGATGCAGACCCGTATTGCCGAAGCTCTCGACCGCCTCATCCAGTTCTACACCGAAACCAACAAGCCCGACGAAGTGAAGAAGTGGCAGGCGGAGAGAGAGAAGTTGCCCAAGCCAGCTCCAGACAAGAAGTGA
- a CDS encoding tetratricopeptide repeat protein has translation MSFWMKMARSQDRSTTISDALDQKQKAQNRLTQLEKANDILGSVFTHLDPKANFHTVAELRNALKENLKQAIAQLDGNVIGDPLTVAKMQNILGESLIGLGEAELAIEVFARKKNIAQANLAADHPDTLISMNNLAAAYYAAGKLEQALAIYEETLKFQKAKLGADHPDTLISMNNLALGYKDAGYLDKAIPLFEETLKLTKAKLGPDDPSTLISMNNLALGYKAAEKLDLALPLYEETLKLSKAKLGTDHPDTLNCMNNLALGYRSAGKLDLALPVYEETLKLSKARLGADHPLTLYCMGNLAASYRIAGKLDLALPIAEENLKLRKSKLGGDHPDTLDAMGSMGAAYSAAKQGEKAALIFKEFVAARRKRGPQEDPQFAGLLAKVSLDLLKCDQFTAAEEMLRECLAIREKKEPNIWSTFNTQAILGVALLGQKKYAETEPLLLKGYEGMKAREKTIPPQATTRLPEALDRLIQFYTETNKPDEVKKWQAEREKYPKLPEKK, from the coding sequence ATGAGTTTCTGGATGAAGATGGCACGTTCTCAGGACCGATCGACTACGATTTCGGATGCATTGGATCAGAAGCAAAAAGCTCAGAATCGATTGACTCAGTTGGAAAAAGCCAATGACATTTTGGGCTCGGTTTTCACTCATCTCGATCCCAAAGCGAACTTTCACACCGTGGCGGAGTTGCGCAACGCTTTAAAGGAGAATCTCAAACAAGCGATCGCGCAATTGGATGGCAACGTCATTGGCGATCCGTTAACCGTAGCCAAGATGCAAAACATCCTTGGAGAATCTCTTATTGGCTTAGGCGAGGCAGAGTTGGCTATTGAAGTATTCGCCAGGAAAAAAAACATTGCGCAAGCAAACCTAGCTGCCGACCACCCCGACACGCTTATCAGCATGAATAACCTGGCAGCAGCCTACTATGCAGCCGGAAAGCTGGAGCAAGCACTGGCGATTTACGAGGAGACACTGAAGTTTCAAAAAGCAAAATTGGGGGCCGACCACCCAGACACGCTTATCAGCATGAACAACCTGGCGCTGGGCTACAAAGACGCTGGATATCTGGATAAGGCCATACCACTCTTTGAGGAAACCCTGAAGCTCACCAAGGCCAAGCTAGGGCCCGACGACCCCAGCACGCTCATCAGCATGAACAACCTGGCGCTGGGCTACAAGGCTGCTGAAAAGCTGGACCTGGCACTGCCGCTCTACGAGGAAACTCTGAAGCTTTCCAAGGCCAAACTGGGGACCGATCACCCCGACACACTCAACTGCATGAATAACCTGGCATTGGGATACCGATCTGCTGGTAAGCTGGACCTGGCCCTACCAGTCTACGAGGAAACCCTGAAGCTCTCTAAGGCCAGGCTTGGGGCTGACCACCCCCTCACGCTTTATTGCATGGGTAATCTGGCGGCCAGTTACCGGATCGCAGGCAAACTGGACCTGGCGTTGCCGATCGCTGAGGAAAATCTGAAGCTTCGCAAGTCCAAGCTTGGAGGTGATCATCCCGATACACTGGACGCCATGGGCAGCATGGGGGCTGCATACTCTGCAGCCAAACAGGGAGAGAAAGCGGCACTGATTTTTAAGGAGTTCGTTGCTGCCCGAAGAAAACGAGGTCCCCAGGAAGATCCCCAATTCGCAGGGTTGCTCGCTAAGGTTTCGCTCGATCTGCTCAAGTGTGACCAGTTCACTGCCGCAGAAGAGATGCTACGCGAGTGTTTGGCTATCCGCGAGAAAAAGGAACCGAACATTTGGAGCACGTTTAATACACAGGCCATACTCGGCGTAGCGCTGCTGGGCCAGAAAAAGTATGCCGAGACCGAACCGCTGCTACTGAAGGGCTACGAAGGCATGAAAGCCCGTGAGAAAACCATCCCGCCACAGGCGACCACTCGTCTCCCCGAAGCCCTCGACCGCCTCATCCAGTTCTATACCGAAACCAACAAGCCCGATGAAGTGAAGAAGTGGCAGGCTGAGCGGGAGAAATATCCTAAGCTGCCTGAGAAAAAATAA